Proteins encoded in a region of the Anopheles ziemanni chromosome 2, idAnoZiCoDA_A2_x.2, whole genome shotgun sequence genome:
- the LOC131294524 gene encoding mucin-2-like — MRRTLIHVVALVLTLGLPSGHGSHFSHLHHSHENQIQQVTCVKTFTQPVVTTTVPIATSFTSTTNTVSTYTIVTPPPVLLLETSTSAISTTVGTITPSTVITRTTTSTVTSTPPLVPAVITVTTTVVTQPTTSFTITLSVTSTSSIISTRTSRIPMCV, encoded by the exons ATGCGTCGAACG CTGATACATGTTGTAGCGCTAGTTCTAACGCTAGGATTACCCAGTGGCCACGGTTCCCACTTCTCTCATCTGCACCATTCACACGAGAATCAGATCCAGCAGGTGACCTGTGTCAAGACGTTCACGCAGCCCGTCGTCACAACGACGGTTCCGATTGCCACCAGCTTTacctccaccaccaacacGGTCAGTACCTACACGATCGTAACGCCACCGCCTGTCCTGCTGCTTGAGACGTCCACCTCTGCCATCTCGACCACGGTGGGCACGATCACTCCGAGCACGGTGATCACCAGGACGACTACATCCACGGTCACTTCCACGCCACCGCTCGTGCCCGCCGTCATCACCGTCACCACTACTGTCGTTACACAGCCCACCACCTCCTTCACCATCACCCTTTCCGTCACCTCAACTAGCTCGATCATTAGCACGCGGACGTCCCGAATTCCCATGTGTGTGTAA
- the LOC131281977 gene encoding phenoloxidase 8 — protein MTDANDLLALLQRPLEPTFLPKDDGKTVIDLPEDFLTDRYRPIGAELQSRFSNDAEQRIPVKKVTLPDLTFAAGIDKRGAFSLFVPKHRDAAAALINLFIQQPDVPSLMSVATYCRDRLNAVLFQYSLAVAVQHREDTKNVNIPSIVSLFPDQFVDPAVFPKLREEGAAVQQENRMVIDIPPAYTASDREEEQRMAYFREDIGVNMHHWHWHLVYPGDGPDAVVRKDRRGELFFYMHSQLIARYNLDRFCNKLKKVRHLTNFREQIPEAYFPKMIRSSNNRSYPARGANVTLQDVDRIDNGTIVSVSDLERWRDRIHEAIDQGFLLDKAGNRIPLDEERGIDLLGDVLEASSLTPNRQLYGSLHNMGHNVIAYIHDPDYRYLEDYGVMGDVTTAMRDPIFYRWHGMIDGIFRRHKELLTPYTAAQLGNPGVSVTSVGVQLTRANTPANVLLTYWQRSQVDLAAGLDFGPQGNVYASFTHLQHAPFSFRVEVNNESGAVKKGTLRIWIAPKVDERGTALKFREQRLFFVEMDSSTVTLNPGMNTIVRRSDQSSVTIPYERTFRAIGTKSVPTDAAGLSQFRFCGCGWPQHMLIPKGAPEGVQFDIFAMVTDYADDAVEQELDPNAPCDDAHSFCGLRDKKFPDRRPMGYPFDRRTEDSVNTLDDFVAPNSNMKTGTITVTFKNTVIARS, from the exons ATGACGGATGCGAACGATCTGTTGGCGCTGCTGCAGCGGCCTCTCGAGCCTACCTTCCTCCCGAAGGACGATGGCAAGACGGTGATCGATCTGCCGGAGGACTTCCTGACCGATCGCTACAGACCGATCGGGGCAGAACTGCAGTCGCGCTTCTCGAACGACGCCGAGCAGCGCATTCCGGTGAAGAAGGTGACGCTGCCGGATTTGACGTTTGCGGCCGGAATCGATAAGCGTGGCGCTTTCTCGCTGTTCGTGCCGAAGCACCGGGATGCGGCCGCCGCCCTGATTAACCTCTTCATCCAGCAACCGGACGTTCCGTCGCTGATGAGCGTGGCCACGTACTGTCGCGATCGGCTGAACGCTGTACTGTTCCAGTATTCGCTCGCCGTGGCCGTGCAGCACCGTGAGGATACGAAGAACGTCAACATTCCGTCGATCGTGTCGCTGTTTCCGGACCAGTTCGTCGATCCGGCTGTGTTTCCCAAGCTGCGTGAGGAGGGAGCTGCGGTTCAGCAGGAAAATCGG ATGGTGATTGATATTCCACCAGCATACACCGCGTCCGATCGCGAGGAGGAGCAACGGATGGCGTACTTCCGTGAGGACATCGGCGTTAACATGCACCACTGGCATTGGCATCTGGTGTACCCGGGAGACGGTCCGGACGCGGTCGTGCGCAAGGACCGTCGTGGTGAGCTGTTCTTCTACATGCACAGTCAGCTGATCGCCCGCTACAACCTCGATCGGTTCTGCAACAAGCTGAAGAAGGTGCGCCACCTGACCAACTTCCGCGAGCAGATCCCGGAGGCGTACTTCCCGAAGATGATTCGCAGCTCGAACAACCGCTCGTACCCGGCCCGTGGTGCCAACGTGACCCTGCAGGATGTGGACCGCATCGACAACGGTACGATCGTGTCAGTGAGCGACCTGGAGCGTTGGCGTGACCGTATCCACGAGGCCATCGACCAGGGATTCCTGCTCGACAAGGCCGGTAATCGGATTCCACTGGACGAAGAGCGTGGTATCGATCTGCTCGGTGACGTGCTGGAAGCCTCCAGCCTTACGCCCAATCGCCAGCTGTACGGCAGCCTGCACAACATGGGCCACAACGTGATCGCGTACATCCACGATCCGGACTACCGCTACCTGGAGGACTACGGTGTGATGGGTGACGTGACGACGGCGATGCGCGATCCCATCTTCTACCGCTGGCACGGCATGATCGACGGTATCTTCCGCCGGCACAAGGAGCTCCTGACGCCATACACGGCGGCGCAGCTCGGCAACCCGGGCGTCTCGGTGACTTCCGTCGGTGTCCAGCTGACGCGTGCGAACACTCCGGCCAACGTGCTGCTCACCTACTGGCAGCGCTCGCAGGTCGATCTGGCGGCCGGGCTTGACTTCGGACCGCAGGGCAATGTGTACGCGTCCTTCACCCATCTCCAGCACGCACCGTTCTCGTTCCGCGTCGAGGTCAACAACGAGTCCGGAGCGGTTAAGAAGGGCACGCTGCGTATCTGGATCGCACCGAAGGTGGACGAACGTGGCACGGCACTCAAGTTCCGCGAGCAGCGTCTCTTCTTCGTCGAGATGGACTCCTCCACCGTTACGC TCAATCCGGGCATGAACACGATCGTCCGTCGTTCGGACCAATCCAGTGTGACCATTCCGTACGAGCGCACCTTCCGAGCAATCGGCACCAAGTCCGTACCGACCGATGCAGCCGGTTTGTCTCAGTTCCGCTTCTGCGGTTGCGGTTGGCCACAGCACATGCTTATCCCGAAGGGTGCCCCCGAGGGCGTCCAGTTCGATATATTCGCGATGGTTACGGACTATGCCGATGACGCTGTCGAGCAGGAGCTCGATCC TAACGCACCATGCGACGATGCACACTCGTTCTGCGGTCTGCGCGATAAGAAGTTCCCGGATCGTCGCCCGATGGGCTATCCGTTCGATCGGCGCACGGAGGATTCGGTTAACACCCTGGATGACTTTGTCGCACCGAACAGCAACATGAAGACAGGCACCATTACGGTCACGTTCAAGAACACCGTCATCGCACGGTCCTAA
- the LOC131281992 gene encoding uncharacterized protein LOC131281992 yields the protein MKLTVAFLLLGLVCAVYAQADAAKDAAKDAGDKAKDKAASLPTDVPKLDKDAVTTPDPKDASKKVEDAAGKAKEQAAEIGKKITDTFKL from the coding sequence ATGAAACTCACCGTCGCGTTCCTTCTGCTGGGGCTCGTGTGTGCCGTGTACGCCCAGGCCGATGCTGCCAAGGACGCAGCCAAGGATGCAGGCGATAAGGCCAAGGATAAGGCCGCCAGCCTGCCGACGGATGTGCCGAAGCTCGACAAGGATGCTGTCACTACGCCCGACCCGAAGGATGCCTCCAAGAAGGTGGAGGATGCCGCCGGCAAGGCAAAGGAGCAGGCAGCTGAGATCGGAAAGAAGATCACCGATACGTTCAAGCTGTAA